From the Lolium rigidum isolate FL_2022 chromosome 2, APGP_CSIRO_Lrig_0.1, whole genome shotgun sequence genome, one window contains:
- the LOC124690621 gene encoding uncharacterized protein LOC124690621 encodes MLDTPEKSLDVAASHIRLCSNIGYALSDKTGSWKIQWLEDGDSDDLHRPVCVFLSGGRAITVLQMSAMVKKIPLDQHIGNLLERRTSCFMSMLFYVADVCSHDGNQLICRKFTILRTGTFKTDVCEQEIAGNIALEFRDYHVDKQLDL; translated from the exons ATGTTAGATACTCCAGAAAAATCTCTTGATGTTGCGGCATCACACATTCGGTTGTGCAGCAACATAGGGTATGCGCTCAGCGACAAGA CTGGCTCTTGGAAAATTCAATGGCTAGAAGATGGTGATAGCGATGATCTACATAGACCAG TATGTGTTTTTCTTAGTGGTGGAAGGGCAATCACGGTGCTACAAATGTCTGCTATGGTGAAGAAGATTCCTCTTGATCAG CATATTGGGAATCTGCTGGAAAGAAGAACCTCGTGCTTTATGAGCATGCTTTTTTATGTCGCCGATGTATGTTCTCACGATGGGAACCAACTAATTTGCAG GAAATTCACTATCCTCCGAACTGGTACCTTTAAAACTGATGTTTGTGAACAGGAAATTGCAGGTAATATAGCTCTGGAGTTTAGGGACTACCACGTAGACAAACAGCTGGACCTTTAA